From Microcebus murinus isolate Inina chromosome 13, M.murinus_Inina_mat1.0, whole genome shotgun sequence, the proteins below share one genomic window:
- the ACOD1 gene encoding cis-aconitate decarboxylase, producing MLKSVTESFAKVIHGLKVGHLTDQVIQRSKRMILDTLGVGFLGTSTDVFHKASQYSKIYSSNISSTVWGQPDFRLPPTYAAFVNGVAIHSMDFDDTWHPATHPSGAVLPVLTALSEALPQSPKFSGLDLLLAFNVGIEVQGRLMHFSKEAKDIPKRFHPPSVVGTLGSAAAASKFLGLSLTKCQEALAIAVSYAGAPMANAATETKPLHIGNAAKHGIEAAFLAMLGLQGNKQALDLEAGFGAFYANYSPKVLPNLDSHTWLLDQQDVAIKSFPAHLATHWVADAAASVRKHLVTETALFPTEHIKRVVLRIPKVQYVNRPFPDSEHEARHSFQYVACAMLLDGDITVSSFQKHQINRPQVRELLSKVELEHPPDNLPSFNTLYCEISVTLKDGTTFTHRSDTFYGHWRKPLNQKDLEAKFRANASTTLSCDTVESLIKIVEKLEDLEDCSVLTTLLKGSSTPEAASKLSSI from the exons ATGCTCAAG TCTGTCACAGAAAGCTTCGCCAAAGTGATCCATGGCTTGAAAGTGGGGCACCTGACTGATCAAGTCATTCAGAGGAGCAAGAGAATGATCCTGGATACCCTGGGCGTCGGGTTCCTGGGAACCAGCACGGATGTGTTTCACAAAGCCAGCCAATATAGTAAA ATCTATAGTTCCAACATATCCAGCACTGTTTGGGGTCAGCCGGACTTCAGGCTCCCGCCTACATATGCTGCCTTTGTCAACGGTGTGGCT ATCCACTCGATGGACTTTGATGACACGTGGcaccctgccactcacccttctGGGGCTGTCCTTCCTGTCCTCACAGCTTTATCAGAAGCCCTGCCTCAGAGTCCAAAGTTTTCTGGCCTCGATCTGCTGCTGGCTTTCAATGTTGGTATTGAAGTGCAAGGCCGATTAATGCATTTCTCCAAGGAAGCCAAAGACATACCAAAGAG ATTCCATCCCCCTTCGGTGGTAGGAACTCTGGGTAGTGCTGCTGCTGCATCCAAGTTTTTAGGACTTAGCTTGACAAAATGCCAAGAGGCCCTGGCCATTGCTGTTTCTTATGCCGGGGCACCCATGGCAAACGCGGCCACTGAGACCAAGCCCCTTCATATTGGCAACGCTGCCAAGCACGGGATAGAAGCAGCTTTTCTGGCAATGCTGGGTCTCCAAGGAAACAAGCAGGCTTTGGACTTAGAGGCAGGATTTGGGGCCTTCTATGCCAACTATTCCCCAAAAGTCCTTCCAAACCTAGATTCCCACACTTGGCTGCTGGACCAGCAGGATGTGGCTATCAAGAGTTTTCCCGCACATCTGGCTACCCACTGGGTGGCAGATGCAGCCGCATCTGTGAGAAAGCACCTGGTAACAGAGACAGCCCTGTTCCCCACTGAGCACATCAAGAGGGTTGTGCTCAGGATTCCAAAGGTCCAGTATGTAAATAGACCCTTCCCAGACTCTGAGCACGAAGCCCGTCATTCCTTTCAGTATGTGGCCTGTGCCATGCTGCTGGATGGTGACATCACAGTCTCATCATTCCAAAAACACCAGATTAACAGGCCACAGGTGAGAGAGCTTCTCAGTAAGGTAGAGCTGGAGCACCCTCCAGACAACCTGCCAAGCTTCAACACACTGTATTGTGAAATAAGTGTCACCCTCAAGGATGGAACCACCTTCACCCATCGCTCTGATACTTTCTATGGTCACTGGAGGAAGCCTCTGAACCAGAAGGACCTAGAGGCAAAGTTCAGAGCCAATGCCTCCACGACACTGTCCTGtgacacagtggaaagtcttatAAAGATAGTAGAAAAACTGGAAGACCTAGAAGACTGTTCTGTGTTAACCACACTTCTCAAAGGATCCTCTACACCAGAGGCAGCTTCAAAATTATCCAGCATATAA